The proteins below are encoded in one region of Sander lucioperca isolate FBNREF2018 chromosome 11, SLUC_FBN_1.2, whole genome shotgun sequence:
- the bloc1s2 gene encoding biogenesis of lysosome-related organelles complex 1 subunit 2, whose product MAATGDDAAAMDSISRAPAAHLAALNAALNAAASSSSHAVGPENVAESPVVVPKKPSTNSDGGVETAEEALEPAEPDINELCTDMFEKMAIFLQGELTGTCEDYRLLENMNKLTSLKYMEMKDISINISRNLQDLNNKYASLQPYLDQINQIEEQVSSLEQAAYKLDAYSKKLEARFKKLEKR is encoded by the exons ATGGCTGCAACGGGCGACGACGCTGCAGCCATGGACAGCATCTCCAGGGCACCAGCGGCTCATTTAGCGGCTCTGAACGCGGCTCTGAACGCGGCTGCAAGCTCCAGCAGTCACGCAGTAGGCCCGGAGAATGTGGCGGAAAGCCCGGTGGTTGTTCCCAAAAAGCCCAGCACAAACA GTGATGGTGGTGTGGAGACGGCAGAGGAGGCTTTGGAGCCTGCAGAGCCCGATATCAATGAGCTGTGCACTGATATGTTTGAAAAGATGGCCATCTTCCTGCAAGGAGAACTAACGG GAACTTGTGAGGATTACCGTCTGTTGGAGAACATGAACAAGCTCACCAGTCTGAAGTACATGGAAATGAAGGACATCAGCATCAACATCAGCCGTAACCTGCAGGACCTCAACAACAAAT ACGCAAGCTTACAGCCCTACTTGGACCAGATAAATCAGATTGAGGAGCAAGTGTCTTCACTTGAACAAGCTGCTTACAAACTGGACGCATACTCCAAGAAACTGG AGGCCAGATTCAAAAAACTTGAGAAGCgatga